The following are encoded in a window of Cervus canadensis isolate Bull #8, Minnesota chromosome 11, ASM1932006v1, whole genome shotgun sequence genomic DNA:
- the LOC122449836 gene encoding olfactory receptor 10A5-like, with product MAEGNWTRVSEFILLSFSSLPTEIQSVLFLTFLVIYLVTLLGNSLIILVTLADPVLHSPMYFFLRNLSFLEIGFNLIIVPKMGTLVAQDTTISFLGCATQMYFFFFFGVSECFLLATMAYDRYVAICSPLHYPVIMNPRTRAKLAAVSWFPGIPMATVQTTWLFSFPFCGINKVNHFFCDSPPVLRLVCADTALFEVYAIVGTILVVMIPCLLILCSYTRIAAAILTIPSAKGKRKAFSTCSSHLLVVSLFYVSSSLTYFRPKSNSSPESKKVLSLSYTIVTPMLNPIIYSLRNNEVNNALGRTFHKALGVRNCFL from the coding sequence ATGGCTGAAGGAAACTGGACAAGAGTGAGTGAGTTTATCCTCCTGAGTTTCTCTTCCTTACCTACTGAAATACAGTCAGTACTCTTCCTGACATTTCTGGTCATCTACCTGGTCACTCTGCTGGGAAACAGCCTCATCATTCTGGTTACCTTGGCTGACCCCGTGCTGCACagccccatgtacttcttcctcaggaACTTGTCCTTTTTAGAGATTGGCTTCAACCTGATCATTGTGCCCAAGATGGGGACCCTGGTTGCCCAGGACACAACCATCTCCTTTCTTGGCTGTGCCACTCAgatgtatttcttcttcttctttggggTTTCTGAATGCTTCCTCCTGGCcaccatggcctatgaccgctatgtagCCATCTGCAGTCCCTTGCACTACCCAGTCATCATGAATCCAAGGACACGTGCCAAACTGGCAGCTGTCTCCTGGTTTCCAGGCATTCCCATGGCTACTGTGCAGACCACGTGGCTCTTCAGCTTTCCATTCTGTGGCATCAACAAGGTgaaccacttcttctgtgacagCCCGCCTGTGCTGAGGCTGGTCTGTGCAGACACAGCACTCTTTGAGGTCTATGCCATCGTTGGAACCATTCTGGTTGTCATGATACCCTGTTTGCTGATCCTATGTTCCTACACTCGCATTGCTGCTGCCATCCTGACGATTCCATCGGCCAAGGGGAAGCGTAAAGCCTTCTCTACCTGCTCATCCCACCTCCTTGTTGTCTCCCTCTTCTATGTATCTTCAAGTCTCACCTACTTCCGTCCAAAGTCCAATAGTTCTCCTGAGAGCAAAAAAGTGCTATCACTGTCCTATACTATTGTAACTCCCATGTTGAACCCTATCATCTACAGCTTGAGAAATAATGAGGTGAACAATGCCCTTGGTCGGACCTTCCACAAGGCTTTAGGTGTCAGAAACTGCTTTCTGTAG